The Pan troglodytes isolate AG18354 chromosome 7, NHGRI_mPanTro3-v2.0_pri, whole genome shotgun sequence genome has a window encoding:
- the SDCBP gene encoding syntenin-1 isoform X4, whose translation MIKLWTNRDLHIIVMVNPAKMSLYPSLEDLKVDKVIQAQTAFSANPANPAILSEASAPIPHDGNLYPRLYPELSQYMGLSLNEEEIRANVAVVSGAPLQGLVARPSSINYMVAPVTGNDVGIRRAEIKQGIREVILCKDQDGKIGLRLKSIDNGIFVQLVQANSPASLVGLRFGDQVLQINGENCAGWSSDKAHKVLKQAFGEKITMTIRDRPFERTITMHKDSTGHVGFIFKNGKITSIVKDSSAARNGLLTEHNICEINGQNVIGLKDSQIADILSTSGTVVTITIMPAFIFEHIIKRMAPSIMKSLMDHTIPEV comes from the exons atgataaagCTATGGACAAATAGAGACCTGCATATTATTGTAATGGTG aaTCCTGCAAAAATGTCTCTCTATCCATCTCTCGAAGACTTGAAGGTAGACAAAGTAATTCAG gctCAAACTGCTTTTTCTGCAAACCCTGCCAATCCAGCAATTTTGTCAGAAGCTTCTGCTCCTATCCCTCACGATGGAA aTCTCTATCCCAGACTGTATCCGGAGCTCTCTCAATACATGGGGCTGAgtttaaatgaagaagaaatacgTGCAAATGTGGCCGTGGTTTCTGGTGCACCACTTCAGGGG TTGGTAGCAAGACCTTCCAGTATAAACTATATGGTGGCTCCTGTAACTGGTAATGATGTTGGAATTCGTAGAGCAGAAATTAAGCAAGGGATTCGTGAAGTCATTTTGTGTAAGGATCAAGATGGAAAAATTGGACTCAGGCTTAAATCAATAGATAAT GGTATATTTGTTCAGCTAGTCCAGGCTAATTCTCCAGCCTCATTGGTTGGTCTGAGATTTGGGGACCAAGTACTTCAGATCAATGGTGAAAACTGTGCAGGATGGAGCTCTGATAAAGCGCACAAGGTGCTCAAACAGGCTTTTGGAGAGAAGATTACCATGACCATTCGTGACAG GCCCTTTGAACGGACGATTACCATGCATAAGGATAGCACTGGACATGTtggttttatctttaaaaatggaaaaataacatcCATAGTGAAAGATAGCTCTGCAGCCAGAAATGGTCTTCTCACGGAACATAACATCTGTGAAATCAATGGACAGAATGTCATTGGATTGAAG GACTCTCAAATTGCAGACATACTGTCAACATCTGGGACTGTAGTTACTATTACAATCATGCCTGCTTTTATCTTTGAACATATTATTAAGCG GATGGCACCAAGCATTATGAAAAGCCTAATGGACCACACCATTCCTGAGGTTTAA
- the SDCBP gene encoding syntenin-1 isoform X3 yields MIKLWTNRDLHIIVMVNPAKMSLYPSLEDLKVDKVIQAQTAFSANPANPAILSEASAPIPHDGNLYPRLYPELSQYMGLSLNEEEIRANVAVVSGAPLQGQLVARPSSINYMVAPVTGNDVGIRRAEIKQGIREVILCKDQDGKIGLRLKSIDNGIFVQLVQANSPASLVGLRFGDQVLQINGENCAGWSSDKAHKVLKQAFGEKITMTIRDRPFERTITMHKDSTGHVGFIFKNGKITSIVKDSSAARNGLLTEHNICEINGQNVIGLKDSQIADILSTSGTVVTITIMPAFIFEHIIKRMAPSIMKSLMDHTIPEV; encoded by the exons atgataaagCTATGGACAAATAGAGACCTGCATATTATTGTAATGGTG aaTCCTGCAAAAATGTCTCTCTATCCATCTCTCGAAGACTTGAAGGTAGACAAAGTAATTCAG gctCAAACTGCTTTTTCTGCAAACCCTGCCAATCCAGCAATTTTGTCAGAAGCTTCTGCTCCTATCCCTCACGATGGAA aTCTCTATCCCAGACTGTATCCGGAGCTCTCTCAATACATGGGGCTGAgtttaaatgaagaagaaatacgTGCAAATGTGGCCGTGGTTTCTGGTGCACCACTTCAGGGG CAGTTGGTAGCAAGACCTTCCAGTATAAACTATATGGTGGCTCCTGTAACTGGTAATGATGTTGGAATTCGTAGAGCAGAAATTAAGCAAGGGATTCGTGAAGTCATTTTGTGTAAGGATCAAGATGGAAAAATTGGACTCAGGCTTAAATCAATAGATAAT GGTATATTTGTTCAGCTAGTCCAGGCTAATTCTCCAGCCTCATTGGTTGGTCTGAGATTTGGGGACCAAGTACTTCAGATCAATGGTGAAAACTGTGCAGGATGGAGCTCTGATAAAGCGCACAAGGTGCTCAAACAGGCTTTTGGAGAGAAGATTACCATGACCATTCGTGACAG GCCCTTTGAACGGACGATTACCATGCATAAGGATAGCACTGGACATGTtggttttatctttaaaaatggaaaaataacatcCATAGTGAAAGATAGCTCTGCAGCCAGAAATGGTCTTCTCACGGAACATAACATCTGTGAAATCAATGGACAGAATGTCATTGGATTGAAG GACTCTCAAATTGCAGACATACTGTCAACATCTGGGACTGTAGTTACTATTACAATCATGCCTGCTTTTATCTTTGAACATATTATTAAGCG GATGGCACCAAGCATTATGAAAAGCCTAATGGACCACACCATTCCTGAGGTTTAA
- the SDCBP gene encoding syntenin-1 isoform X1: MIKLWTNRDLHIIVMVKNPAKMSLYPSLEDLKVDKVIQAQTAFSANPANPAILSEASAPIPHDGNLYPRLYPELSQYMGLSLNEEEIRANVAVVSGAPLQGQLVARPSSINYMVAPVTGNDVGIRRAEIKQGIREVILCKDQDGKIGLRLKSIDNGIFVQLVQANSPASLVGLRFGDQVLQINGENCAGWSSDKAHKVLKQAFGEKITMTIRDRPFERTITMHKDSTGHVGFIFKNGKITSIVKDSSAARNGLLTEHNICEINGQNVIGLKDSQIADILSTSGTVVTITIMPAFIFEHIIKRMAPSIMKSLMDHTIPEV; encoded by the exons atgataaagCTATGGACAAATAGAGACCTGCATATTATTGTAATGGTG aagaaTCCTGCAAAAATGTCTCTCTATCCATCTCTCGAAGACTTGAAGGTAGACAAAGTAATTCAG gctCAAACTGCTTTTTCTGCAAACCCTGCCAATCCAGCAATTTTGTCAGAAGCTTCTGCTCCTATCCCTCACGATGGAA aTCTCTATCCCAGACTGTATCCGGAGCTCTCTCAATACATGGGGCTGAgtttaaatgaagaagaaatacgTGCAAATGTGGCCGTGGTTTCTGGTGCACCACTTCAGGGG CAGTTGGTAGCAAGACCTTCCAGTATAAACTATATGGTGGCTCCTGTAACTGGTAATGATGTTGGAATTCGTAGAGCAGAAATTAAGCAAGGGATTCGTGAAGTCATTTTGTGTAAGGATCAAGATGGAAAAATTGGACTCAGGCTTAAATCAATAGATAAT GGTATATTTGTTCAGCTAGTCCAGGCTAATTCTCCAGCCTCATTGGTTGGTCTGAGATTTGGGGACCAAGTACTTCAGATCAATGGTGAAAACTGTGCAGGATGGAGCTCTGATAAAGCGCACAAGGTGCTCAAACAGGCTTTTGGAGAGAAGATTACCATGACCATTCGTGACAG GCCCTTTGAACGGACGATTACCATGCATAAGGATAGCACTGGACATGTtggttttatctttaaaaatggaaaaataacatcCATAGTGAAAGATAGCTCTGCAGCCAGAAATGGTCTTCTCACGGAACATAACATCTGTGAAATCAATGGACAGAATGTCATTGGATTGAAG GACTCTCAAATTGCAGACATACTGTCAACATCTGGGACTGTAGTTACTATTACAATCATGCCTGCTTTTATCTTTGAACATATTATTAAGCG GATGGCACCAAGCATTATGAAAAGCCTAATGGACCACACCATTCCTGAGGTTTAA
- the SDCBP gene encoding syntenin-1 isoform X2: MIKLWTNRDLHIIVMVKNPAKMSLYPSLEDLKVDKVIQAQTAFSANPANPAILSEASAPIPHDGNLYPRLYPELSQYMGLSLNEEEIRANVAVVSGAPLQGLVARPSSINYMVAPVTGNDVGIRRAEIKQGIREVILCKDQDGKIGLRLKSIDNGIFVQLVQANSPASLVGLRFGDQVLQINGENCAGWSSDKAHKVLKQAFGEKITMTIRDRPFERTITMHKDSTGHVGFIFKNGKITSIVKDSSAARNGLLTEHNICEINGQNVIGLKDSQIADILSTSGTVVTITIMPAFIFEHIIKRMAPSIMKSLMDHTIPEV; this comes from the exons atgataaagCTATGGACAAATAGAGACCTGCATATTATTGTAATGGTG aagaaTCCTGCAAAAATGTCTCTCTATCCATCTCTCGAAGACTTGAAGGTAGACAAAGTAATTCAG gctCAAACTGCTTTTTCTGCAAACCCTGCCAATCCAGCAATTTTGTCAGAAGCTTCTGCTCCTATCCCTCACGATGGAA aTCTCTATCCCAGACTGTATCCGGAGCTCTCTCAATACATGGGGCTGAgtttaaatgaagaagaaatacgTGCAAATGTGGCCGTGGTTTCTGGTGCACCACTTCAGGGG TTGGTAGCAAGACCTTCCAGTATAAACTATATGGTGGCTCCTGTAACTGGTAATGATGTTGGAATTCGTAGAGCAGAAATTAAGCAAGGGATTCGTGAAGTCATTTTGTGTAAGGATCAAGATGGAAAAATTGGACTCAGGCTTAAATCAATAGATAAT GGTATATTTGTTCAGCTAGTCCAGGCTAATTCTCCAGCCTCATTGGTTGGTCTGAGATTTGGGGACCAAGTACTTCAGATCAATGGTGAAAACTGTGCAGGATGGAGCTCTGATAAAGCGCACAAGGTGCTCAAACAGGCTTTTGGAGAGAAGATTACCATGACCATTCGTGACAG GCCCTTTGAACGGACGATTACCATGCATAAGGATAGCACTGGACATGTtggttttatctttaaaaatggaaaaataacatcCATAGTGAAAGATAGCTCTGCAGCCAGAAATGGTCTTCTCACGGAACATAACATCTGTGAAATCAATGGACAGAATGTCATTGGATTGAAG GACTCTCAAATTGCAGACATACTGTCAACATCTGGGACTGTAGTTACTATTACAATCATGCCTGCTTTTATCTTTGAACATATTATTAAGCG GATGGCACCAAGCATTATGAAAAGCCTAATGGACCACACCATTCCTGAGGTTTAA
- the SDCBP gene encoding syntenin-1 isoform X5 codes for MSLYPSLEDLKVDKVIQAQTAFSANPANPAILSEASAPIPHDGNLYPRLYPELSQYMGLSLNEEEIRANVAVVSGAPLQGQLVARPSSINYMVAPVTGNDVGIRRAEIKQGIREVILCKDQDGKIGLRLKSIDNGIFVQLVQANSPASLVGLRFGDQVLQINGENCAGWSSDKAHKVLKQAFGEKITMTIRDRPFERTITMHKDSTGHVGFIFKNGKITSIVKDSSAARNGLLTEHNICEINGQNVIGLKDSQIADILSTSGTVVTITIMPAFIFEHIIKRMAPSIMKSLMDHTIPEV; via the exons ATGTCTCTCTATCCATCTCTCGAAGACTTGAAGGTAGACAAAGTAATTCAG gctCAAACTGCTTTTTCTGCAAACCCTGCCAATCCAGCAATTTTGTCAGAAGCTTCTGCTCCTATCCCTCACGATGGAA aTCTCTATCCCAGACTGTATCCGGAGCTCTCTCAATACATGGGGCTGAgtttaaatgaagaagaaatacgTGCAAATGTGGCCGTGGTTTCTGGTGCACCACTTCAGGGG CAGTTGGTAGCAAGACCTTCCAGTATAAACTATATGGTGGCTCCTGTAACTGGTAATGATGTTGGAATTCGTAGAGCAGAAATTAAGCAAGGGATTCGTGAAGTCATTTTGTGTAAGGATCAAGATGGAAAAATTGGACTCAGGCTTAAATCAATAGATAAT GGTATATTTGTTCAGCTAGTCCAGGCTAATTCTCCAGCCTCATTGGTTGGTCTGAGATTTGGGGACCAAGTACTTCAGATCAATGGTGAAAACTGTGCAGGATGGAGCTCTGATAAAGCGCACAAGGTGCTCAAACAGGCTTTTGGAGAGAAGATTACCATGACCATTCGTGACAG GCCCTTTGAACGGACGATTACCATGCATAAGGATAGCACTGGACATGTtggttttatctttaaaaatggaaaaataacatcCATAGTGAAAGATAGCTCTGCAGCCAGAAATGGTCTTCTCACGGAACATAACATCTGTGAAATCAATGGACAGAATGTCATTGGATTGAAG GACTCTCAAATTGCAGACATACTGTCAACATCTGGGACTGTAGTTACTATTACAATCATGCCTGCTTTTATCTTTGAACATATTATTAAGCG GATGGCACCAAGCATTATGAAAAGCCTAATGGACCACACCATTCCTGAGGTTTAA
- the SDCBP gene encoding syntenin-1 isoform X6, with the protein MSLYPSLEDLKVDKVIQAQTAFSANPANPAILSEASAPIPHDGNLYPRLYPELSQYMGLSLNEEEIRANVAVVSGAPLQGLVARPSSINYMVAPVTGNDVGIRRAEIKQGIREVILCKDQDGKIGLRLKSIDNGIFVQLVQANSPASLVGLRFGDQVLQINGENCAGWSSDKAHKVLKQAFGEKITMTIRDRPFERTITMHKDSTGHVGFIFKNGKITSIVKDSSAARNGLLTEHNICEINGQNVIGLKDSQIADILSTSGTVVTITIMPAFIFEHIIKRMAPSIMKSLMDHTIPEV; encoded by the exons ATGTCTCTCTATCCATCTCTCGAAGACTTGAAGGTAGACAAAGTAATTCAG gctCAAACTGCTTTTTCTGCAAACCCTGCCAATCCAGCAATTTTGTCAGAAGCTTCTGCTCCTATCCCTCACGATGGAA aTCTCTATCCCAGACTGTATCCGGAGCTCTCTCAATACATGGGGCTGAgtttaaatgaagaagaaatacgTGCAAATGTGGCCGTGGTTTCTGGTGCACCACTTCAGGGG TTGGTAGCAAGACCTTCCAGTATAAACTATATGGTGGCTCCTGTAACTGGTAATGATGTTGGAATTCGTAGAGCAGAAATTAAGCAAGGGATTCGTGAAGTCATTTTGTGTAAGGATCAAGATGGAAAAATTGGACTCAGGCTTAAATCAATAGATAAT GGTATATTTGTTCAGCTAGTCCAGGCTAATTCTCCAGCCTCATTGGTTGGTCTGAGATTTGGGGACCAAGTACTTCAGATCAATGGTGAAAACTGTGCAGGATGGAGCTCTGATAAAGCGCACAAGGTGCTCAAACAGGCTTTTGGAGAGAAGATTACCATGACCATTCGTGACAG GCCCTTTGAACGGACGATTACCATGCATAAGGATAGCACTGGACATGTtggttttatctttaaaaatggaaaaataacatcCATAGTGAAAGATAGCTCTGCAGCCAGAAATGGTCTTCTCACGGAACATAACATCTGTGAAATCAATGGACAGAATGTCATTGGATTGAAG GACTCTCAAATTGCAGACATACTGTCAACATCTGGGACTGTAGTTACTATTACAATCATGCCTGCTTTTATCTTTGAACATATTATTAAGCG GATGGCACCAAGCATTATGAAAAGCCTAATGGACCACACCATTCCTGAGGTTTAA